A genomic stretch from Setaria viridis chromosome 1, Setaria_viridis_v4.0, whole genome shotgun sequence includes:
- the LOC117862569 gene encoding growth-regulating factor 4: MAMPYASLSPAGADHRSPTATASLLPFCRSTPLSVSAASGGGGLAEGAQMSARWAARPVPFTPAQYEELEQQALIYKYLVAGVPVPPDLVLPIRRGLDSLATRFYGHPTLGYGSYFGKKLDPEPGRCRRTDGKKWRCSKEAAPDSKYCERHMHRGRNRSRKPVETQLVPPSQPPATAAAAVSAAAPLAVATNGSGFQNHSLYPAIAGSTGGGGGTSNISSTFSSPLGSSPQLHMDNAASYASLGSGTAKDLRYNAYGIRTLADEHNQLIAEAIDSSMESQWRLPPSQNSSFPLSSYPQLGALSDLGQNTVSSLSKMDRQPLSFLGNDFGAVDSGKQENQTLRPFFDEWPKARDSWPGLSDDNTNLASFPATQLSISIPMASSDFSVASSQSPNDD, encoded by the exons ATGGCGATGCCGTATGCCTCTCTTTCCCCGGCAGGCGCCGACCACCGctcgcccaccgccaccgcttccctcctccccttctGCCGCTCCACCCCGCTCTCGGTCTCGGC ggctagcggcggcggcggtctggCAGAGGGCGCGCAGATGAGCGCGAGGTGGGCGGCGAGGCCGGTGCCGTTTACGCCGGCGCAGTACGAGGAGCTCGAGCAGCAGGCGCTCATATACAAGTACCTGGTCGCCGGCGTGCCCGTCCCGCCGGATCTCGTGCTCCCCATCCGCCGCGGCCTCGACTCCCTCGCCACCCGCTTCTACGGCCACCCCACAC TTGGGTACGGATCGTACTTCGGCAAGAAGCTGGATCCGGAGCCGGGCCGTTGCCGGCGTACAGACGGCAAGAAGTGGCGGTGCTCCAAGGAGGCCGCCCCGGACTCCAAGTACTGCGAGCGCCACATGCACCGCGGCCGCAACCGTTCAAGAAAGCCTGTGGAAACGCAGCTCGTGCCCCCGTCccagccgccggccaccgcggccgcggccgtctccgccgcggcgcccctTGCCGTCGCCACCAACGGCAGCGGCTTCCAGAACCACTCTCTTTACCCGGCCATCGCCGGCAGCaccggtggaggcggcgggaccAGCAACATCTCCAGCACGTTCTCCTCGCCGTTGGGGTCGTCGCCTCAGCTGCACATGGACAATGCTGCCAGCTATGCATCTCTTGGCAGTGGAACGGCCAAAGATCTCAG GTACAATGCTTATGGGATAAGAACTTTGGCAGACGAGCACAATCAGCTTATTGCAGAAGCCATCGATTCATCAATGGAGAGCCAGTGGCGCCTCCCGCCGTCCCAAAactcctccttccctctctcgAGCTACCCCCAGCTCGGGGCGCTGAGCGACCTGGGTCAGAACACGGTCAGCTCGCTCTCGAAGATGGACAGGCAGCCACTCTCCTTCCTAGGCAACGACTTCGGGGCGGTCGACTCCGGGAAGCAGGAGAACCAGACGCTGCGGCCCTTCTTCGATGAGTGGCCCAAGGCGAGGGACTCCTGGCCGGGCCTCTCCGACGACAACACTAACCTCGCCTCGTTCCCGGCGACCCAGCTGTCGATCTCCATACCCATGGCGTCCTCGGACTTCTCCGTGGCAAGCTCTCAGTCGCCGAACG ATGACTAA